A genomic region of Zalophus californianus isolate mZalCal1 chromosome 1, mZalCal1.pri.v2, whole genome shotgun sequence contains the following coding sequences:
- the RBP1 gene encoding retinol-binding protein 1 encodes MPVDFTGYWKMLANENFEEYLRALDVNVALRKIANLLKPDKEIVQDGDHMIIRTLSTFRNYIMDFQVGKEFEEDLTGIDDRKCMTTVSWDGDKLECVQKGEKEGRGWTQWIEGDELHLEMRVQGVVCKQVFKKVH; translated from the exons ATGCCGGTCGACTTCACCGGGTACTGGAAGATGCTGGCCAACGAGAATTTCGAGGAGTACCTGCGCGCCCTCG ATGTCAATGTGGCCTTGCGCAAAATCGCCAACTTGCTGAAGCCAGACAAAGAGATTGTGCAGGATGGCGACCATATGATCATCCGCACGCTGAGCACTTTCAGGAACTATATCATGGACTTCCAGGTTGGGAAGGAGTTTGAGGAGGATCTGACGGGCATAGATGACCGCAAGTGCATG ACCACGGTGAGCTGGGACGGGGACAAACTCGAGTGTGTGCAGAAAGGTGAAAAGGAGGGACGTGGCTGGACCCAGTGGATTGAGGGTGACGAGCTGCACCTG GAGATGAGAGTGCAGGGTGTGGTCTGCAAGCAAGTATTCAAAAAGGTGCACTGA